In the genome of Luteitalea pratensis, the window GTCCATCACCGCCTTGCCGATGCCGCGGGAGGGCACGTTGACCACGCGCCTGAAGCTCACATCGTCATGCGGATTGATGATCAGCTTCAGGTACGAGAGGGCGTCCTTGACTTCCTTGCGCTCGTAGAAGCGGACGCCGCCGATGATGCGATACGGTGTGCCGTCGCGCATCAACTGGTCTTCGAGCGCACGCGACTGCGAGTTGAGCCGGTAGAGAATCGCGACCGTGGCGTCGTGGCGGGAACTCATCTCCTTGCGGAGTTCGCGGGCGATGAATGAGGCTTCCTCGAGTTCGTCCTCACCGCGGAAGTACGTGACCAGGTCGCCCCTCCCCTGCTCGGTCCAGAGGCGCTTCTCCTTGCGGTCCGTGTTGTTGGCAATCACCGCCGAGGCGGCATCGAGGATGTTCTGCGTCGAGCGATAGTTGCGCTCGAGGCGCACCGTCGCCGCTTCGGGGAAGTCGTGCTCGAAGTCGAGGATGTTGCGCAGATCCGCGCCGCGCCACTTGTAGATCGACTGGTCGGGATCGCCGACGACGGCGAGGTTGTGCCGATTGCCGACGAGATGCTTGATGAGCATGTACTGCGGACGATTCGTGTCCTGGTACTCATCGACCATGACGTAGCGGAACTGACGCTGGTACTTGGCGCGTACGCCGTCGTGCTCGAACAGCTCCACGGTCTTGAGGAGCAGATCGTCGAAGTCGAGCGCGTTCGCGCGTTCGAGGGCCTTGACGTATTCGCCGTAGATCCTGGCGATCTGCTCGTCCCGATATGTACCGTTGCCGACCTTGTCCGGCGTCTCCATCCGGTTCTTGGCCTGGCTGATGCGCCCGAGTACCTGTCGCGGCTGGATGATCTTGTCGTCGACCTGTAGCTCGCGCATCACCTGCTTCACTGCGCTCACCTGGTCGCTGCTGTCGTAGATGACGAAGTCGCGTGACAAACCGATAGCCGGTGCCTCGCGCCGCAACAGCCGTGCACAGAGCGAATGGAACGTCGAGATCCACACGTCCCTCGCATCGTCGCCGATCAACTTGCCGACACGCTCACGCATCTCCTCGGCGGCCTTGTTGGTGAAGGTCACCGCGAGCACTTCGAAGGGCTGCGCGAGGGCACTGCCGATCAGGTAGGCAATGCGATACGCAATGACGCGCGTCTTCCCCGAACCGGCCCCGGCCAGGATCAGCAACGGCCCGTCGGTGTGCAGCACCGCGGCGCGTTGCTCGGGATTCAGAGAAGCGAGGAAGTCGTTCTCGGCCATCGTCATTCGGCCTTCGGCCTTCGAAAGATCATCTGGAGCGTGCATCACCCTCTGGTACTCGCGCGTCGTTGGATTGGCTGTGTGCAGGTCTTGCCACGCCAGGGAGACCGCGCATGGCAGAAATCGCGACCAGAGGTCGGAGCACCTCTAATTATACGTGGTTACACATTCGGTCCCCGCTGGCTGCAGAGATGCAAGAAGCGTGTCCATGGACATCAAGTCGTTCCGAGATCTCGACGTCTGGCGCACATCCATGGACCTCGCTCGGCGCGTCTACACGGCCACCAGCAGGCTGCCTTGGCCGCACCGTAACGAGATAGGGGCCCAGATGCGCCGGGCAAGCGTGTCTGCTCCATCCAACCTAGCTGAGGGATTCCGTCAGGGCTCCCTGCGAGCGTACACCCGCCATGTGAGGATCGCGGCAGGTTCGATGGCGGAATTGGAGACCCAAGCGCAACTCGCCACGGACCTGACCCTCTGGCCGCCGGAGGACGGAGCGGAGGTGAAAGACCTCGCCGTGCGAACCAGCCAGATGCTCACGGCGCTGGCGCTATCCCTGGAAGCGAGAAGCGAGTTGAGACGTCGTCCGCGCTAGAGGCGTGGTCACAGTTCCACCGCGAACGCATCGAAGGCGGACCGCATTCAGGACCTATGCTGAATTGCTTTCGAAGGCCGACTGCCGATGGACGAAGGCCGGCCGTCGGCGGCACGCACTGGTGGCGTGACGTTGGCGTGAGGCTGTTCGAAGGCCGAAGGCCGACTGACGAAGGCCGATCCCGACCATTACTCTACAGTGACGCTCTTGGCCAGATTCCTCGGCTGATCGACGTCGCAGCCGCGGCGGACGGCGACGTGATAGGCCAGCAACTGCAGCGGCACGGTCATCGTGATCGGTGACATGAGCGGATGCACTGGCGGCAACACGAGACGGGCGTCGCGCTGGGGATCGAGGAGGGACCAGAGGTGCGGCTCCCCTTCCTCGGTGATCGCGATGACCGATCCGCCCCGCGCCTTCACTTCCTGGACATTGCCGAGCATCTTCTCGAAGACATGATCGCGTGGCGCGAGTGTCACCACCGGCAGGTGCTCGTCGATGAGCGCAATTGGCCCGTGCTTCATCTCGCCCGCCGGATATCCCTCGGCGTGGATGTACGACACTTCCTTCAGCTTCAGTGCGCCCTCGAGCGCGATCGGATAATGCATGCCCCGCCCGAGGAAGAGAAAATCGGAGCACTGGTAGAAACGGCGGGCGATGTCCTCGATGTACGGCGCGCACGACAACACCTGCTCGACGTGGCGCGGCAACTCGGTCAGGGCCTGGAGCACGGGCCGCACCTGATCCGGCGTCATCGCGCCACGCGCTCGAGCAATGCGTAGCGCGAGCAGCACCAGGGCCACCAACTGTGTGGTGAAGGCCTTGGTGGATGCGACGCCGATCTCCGGCCCGGCGTGCGTCTGTACGGTGCCCTCCGCTTCCCTCGTCGCCATGCTGCCGATGACGTTGCAGATGGCGATGCTGCGCGCTCCGTGCCGTCTGGCCTCGCGGAGGGCGGCAAGGGTGTCGGCCGTCTCGCCCGACTGCGTGATCACGACCACGAGATCGGCGGCGGAGACGATCGGCTGCCGGTAGCGGTACTCCGAGCCGTAGTCCACTTCCACCGGCACGCGCGCCAGTTGCTCGATGAGGAACTTCCCCACCAGCGCCGCATGCCACGACGTGCCGCACGCCAGCAGCACCACGCGCGACAGTCCGGCCAACGTCGTCGAGTCGATGTTGATCTCCGGCAGGTGCACGTCGCCGTGCTCCATCGACAGCCGACCGACGAGCGTCTCCTTGATCGCCCACGGCTGCTCGAAGATCTCCTTGAGCATGAAGTGCTTGTACCCGGCCTTCTCCGCCATCACCGGGTCCCACGTGATGCGCTGCGCATCACGCCTGATCGACTGCCCCGCCGCATCGAAGAACTGCACGCCGTCGGCCCGAAGCACGGCGACCTGTCCGTCCTCGAGGAAGACGACGTCACGGGTGTGCGCGAGGATCGCCGGGATGTCCGACGCGACGAAGTACTCGCCTTCGCCGAGCCCCACGACCACCGGCGGGCCGTTGCGGACCGCGACGATCGTGCCCGGATCGGCCGAGGAGACGACGACCAGCGCGAACAGGCCGCGTAGCCGCTGCAGCGCTCGGGTCACGGCGGCGTGCAGGCCGTCCTCCGCCAGTTCGAGGCCGACCAGATGCGCCACCACCTCGGTGTCGGTCTCGGTGCGGAAGGTGATGCCGCGAGCCTGCAGTTCCCTCTTCAGCTCGAGGTAGTTCTCGATGATCCCGTTGTGCACGAGCACGACGCGGCCGCTCTGGTCGCGATGCGGGTGGGCATTCTCCTCGGTGGGACGGCCGTGGGTGGCCCAACGCGTGTGACCGATGCCGTACGCCCCGGCCAGTGGCCGCTCACGAAGCACGGCTTCGAGATTGGCCAGCTTGCCCGCGCTGCGTCGCACGTCGATGCCCTCAGGACCGACGACGGCGATGCCAGCCGAGTCGTAGCCGCGATACTCGAGCCGGCGGAGTCCCTCGAGCACCACCGGGACGACTTCCTGATGACCGACGTAGCCGATGATCCCGCACATGTGGTTGATCCTTGGCGGGCAACTCAGAGAGCCGGCCCTACCGACTTAAGCTGGTGAGCCGCCCCGAAAGCCCAAGGCCGAATGCCGAAGGCCGATGCCCTACTCCCCCGTCCGTCGTCGTTTGGCCCAGCCGTCCTTGTTCAGCTGACGGCTTCTCGCGATGCCGAGGCTTTCGTCCGGGACGTCCTGCGTGATGGAGGAACCGGCGGCGACAAACGCACCCCGGCCGATCGACACCGGCGCCACCAGTTGCGAATCGCTGCCGATGAACGCGCCATCACCGATCACCGTCGGGTGCTTGTGGGTGCCGTCGTAGTTGCAGGTGATGACGCCCGCCCCCACGTTCACATCCTCACCAATCGTCGCGTCGCCCAGATATGTGAGGTGGCTGGCCTTCGACTTCCGTCCGAGCCTGGTCTTCTTGAGCTCGACGTAGTTGCCGACACGTGCGTCCTCGCCGACATCGCTGCCGGGGCGGATGTGCGCGAACGGCCCCAATTGGGCGTAGGCATGCACGTGCGAGTCGGTGACCACGCAGTAGTTGAGGACCACGACGTGGTCGTCCAGCGTGGCATCCACCAACCGGCAGCCGGCGTGGATCTCGCAGGCTGCGCCGATCTTCGTGCGGCCTTCGAGGTACACGTTCGGATGGAGCACGGTGTCGTGTCCGACCTCCACGTCCGGGCCGACGTAGGTCGTGGCCGGATCGATGATGGTGACCCCGGCCGACATCAGTTCCTCGCACTTGGCTTGTCGCATCATGGCGCTGGCCTCGGCCAGTTCCGTCTGGCTGTTGATGCCGCGGATCTCGTGCGGCACGCGGGCGGTAATCGTGTCGACGTCGTGGCCCAGGCGGCGCAGCGCGGCGACCAGTTCGCTCAGGGTGCGCTCGCGCTCGACGTTGTCCCAGGAAAAGGTCGCCAGGCCCTCGCGCAGGGCGGCGGGGGTGCAGGCAAAGACGCCACTGGTGCACTCGCGGATGGCGCGCTGCTGGCGCGACGCGTCCTTTTCGCAAGCCAGGCCGACGACGTCGCCCGCTTCGTTCCTGAGCACCCGCATCAGGCCATAGGGGCGTTCGGCACTCGCGGCCACCATGGTCAGGGCGGCGTTGGTCCCGGTCCGGTGAGCCACGAGCGCCTTGAGGGTCTCCGGCCCGAGCATCGGGACGTCGGCAGGGAACACGAGGACGGTGCCGTCCTCTCCCGAGGCGCGGTCTTCCAGCAGCGCCGTCAAGGCATGGACGGGACCGAGCACTGGAGTCTTTGTCAACACCCGGACGTCACGCGTGCCCAACACCGTCGCCACGTTTTCTGCTGAATAACCTAGAACAACGGTGGTCAGGTCTGGCTCGACTGCGGCGACCGATCTGAACACCCAATCGAGCAGGGGTATGCCCGCCAGGGGCAGCAGCACCTTGGGCCGCGTCGTGCCCATCCGTACACCACGCCCACCGGCGAGAACGACAACGTGCAGCGGGGAAGGGGTCACGATTGGACTACGCTGGACTTGCGGCGCTCCAGGGCGTCGAAAACGTCTCGCGTACGAACGTGGAACCGGCGTGCGACTTCGCTCATCGCCGCACGGCGCTCGAATGTCCCATTTTCGGTTATTCGGTCGAATTCGCTGACGAGGTCGCCTTCTTCCGCAGGAATCTCGCCATCCTTTGGTTCGGCTACCTCCAGGACGCACGTGAATTCGCCCACCGGTTCGGCGATCGACGGGTGGGAGACAACATCGGCGAGGGTTGCCCGGATCAGTTCCTCGTGGCGCTTAGTGATCTCCCGGCAGACGGCGACTCGCCGGCCAGCTCCGGCGACGTCCCTGAGCATCTCCAGGGTCTGGCGGATCCGGTGCGGCGCCTCGAAAAAGACGACGGGATGGTGGTAGGACGCGGCCTCTTCACACCAGCGCCGGCGCGGACCCTGTTTTACGGGTGGAAACCCTAAAAACGTGAACTGGCTGGAAGGTACGCCGCTCATCGTCAGTGCCGCGAGCACCGCGCTGGCCCCCGGGATGGGTTCGACCACGATGCCCTCGTCGAGGGCGGCGCGAATCAATTGGTCGCCGGGGTCGGACAGCAGGGGAGTGCCTGCATCGGTCACGACGGCGACGGCCTCGCCGGCACGCAATCGGTCGAGCATCGCTGGCAGGCGCGCTGTTTCGTTGTGCGCGTGCAGGCTGACCATCGGCGTCTTGATGCCCGCGTGCGCGAGCAACTTGGCGGTGCGGCGGGTATCCTCGGCGGCAATCACTCGCGCCTCGCGCAGTACCCGCAGCGCGCGCACGGTGATGTCCTCCAGGTTGCCGATGGGGGTCGCCACGACGTACAAACGTCCGGGCGCCGGCCGGGGGAGCACGGAAGGTATTGTACATTGGGAGATTGGGCCACGGCGGCCCTCCGGCCACCTTCTTAGTCCCGTGCGAGCGCATGCGATCTGCTGAGACCCTCCCGCATTTTGCGGCTGACTACCTGGCCTGGCGCCATGAGGTGCAACCGACGGCGGCCACCTTCGATGGCGTCCATGTCCACGACGACCTGATCGAAGACTTCAGCCGGGCCTCCATCGACCGCCAGATCCGCGACCTGAACGGCTTTGCGCGGCGGCTTGCCTCCATGTCCTCGGAGGCAGTGCCGGCCGAGCGTGCCGATCATTCGGCGCTGATGGCCAATGCCCAGGCCCGCCTGCACGAACTCGAAGTCATCCGTACCTGGGAGCGCGACCCCCAGCTCTACGCCGACACGCTGGCGACGAGTCTCGCCTCGCAGGCGATCTTCACGTACGCGCCCGCAGCCGAGCGGGCGCGGCGCCTGCTCTCGAAGCTCCGCCAGG includes:
- a CDS encoding four helix bundle protein, with the protein product MDIKSFRDLDVWRTSMDLARRVYTATSRLPWPHRNEIGAQMRRASVSAPSNLAEGFRQGSLRAYTRHVRIAAGSMAELETQAQLATDLTLWPPEDGAEVKDLAVRTSQMLTALALSLEARSELRRRPR
- the glmU gene encoding bifunctional UDP-N-acetylglucosamine diphosphorylase/glucosamine-1-phosphate N-acetyltransferase GlmU; translated protein: MTPSPLHVVVLAGGRGVRMGTTRPKVLLPLAGIPLLDWVFRSVAAVEPDLTTVVLGYSAENVATVLGTRDVRVLTKTPVLGPVHALTALLEDRASGEDGTVLVFPADVPMLGPETLKALVAHRTGTNAALTMVAASAERPYGLMRVLRNEAGDVVGLACEKDASRQQRAIRECTSGVFACTPAALREGLATFSWDNVERERTLSELVAALRRLGHDVDTITARVPHEIRGINSQTELAEASAMMRQAKCEELMSAGVTIIDPATTYVGPDVEVGHDTVLHPNVYLEGRTKIGAACEIHAGCRLVDATLDDHVVVLNYCVVTDSHVHAYAQLGPFAHIRPGSDVGEDARVGNYVELKKTRLGRKSKASHLTYLGDATIGEDVNVGAGVITCNYDGTHKHPTVIGDGAFIGSDSQLVAPVSIGRGAFVAAGSSITQDVPDESLGIARSRQLNKDGWAKRRRTGE
- the rsmI gene encoding 16S rRNA (cytidine(1402)-2'-O)-methyltransferase, producing the protein MATPIGNLEDITVRALRVLREARVIAAEDTRRTAKLLAHAGIKTPMVSLHAHNETARLPAMLDRLRAGEAVAVVTDAGTPLLSDPGDQLIRAALDEGIVVEPIPGASAVLAALTMSGVPSSQFTFLGFPPVKQGPRRRWCEEAASYHHPVVFFEAPHRIRQTLEMLRDVAGAGRRVAVCREITKRHEELIRATLADVVSHPSIAEPVGEFTCVLEVAEPKDGEIPAEEGDLVSEFDRITENGTFERRAAMSEVARRFHVRTRDVFDALERRKSSVVQS
- the glmS gene encoding glutamine--fructose-6-phosphate transaminase (isomerizing), which produces MCGIIGYVGHQEVVPVVLEGLRRLEYRGYDSAGIAVVGPEGIDVRRSAGKLANLEAVLRERPLAGAYGIGHTRWATHGRPTEENAHPHRDQSGRVVLVHNGIIENYLELKRELQARGITFRTETDTEVVAHLVGLELAEDGLHAAVTRALQRLRGLFALVVVSSADPGTIVAVRNGPPVVVGLGEGEYFVASDIPAILAHTRDVVFLEDGQVAVLRADGVQFFDAAGQSIRRDAQRITWDPVMAEKAGYKHFMLKEIFEQPWAIKETLVGRLSMEHGDVHLPEINIDSTTLAGLSRVVLLACGTSWHAALVGKFLIEQLARVPVEVDYGSEYRYRQPIVSAADLVVVITQSGETADTLAALREARRHGARSIAICNVIGSMATREAEGTVQTHAGPEIGVASTKAFTTQLVALVLLALRIARARGAMTPDQVRPVLQALTELPRHVEQVLSCAPYIEDIARRFYQCSDFLFLGRGMHYPIALEGALKLKEVSYIHAEGYPAGEMKHGPIALIDEHLPVVTLAPRDHVFEKMLGNVQEVKARGGSVIAITEEGEPHLWSLLDPQRDARLVLPPVHPLMSPITMTVPLQLLAYHVAVRRGCDVDQPRNLAKSVTVE
- a CDS encoding ATP-dependent helicase, translating into MHAPDDLSKAEGRMTMAENDFLASLNPEQRAAVLHTDGPLLILAGAGSGKTRVIAYRIAYLIGSALAQPFEVLAVTFTNKAAEEMRERVGKLIGDDARDVWISTFHSLCARLLRREAPAIGLSRDFVIYDSSDQVSAVKQVMRELQVDDKIIQPRQVLGRISQAKNRMETPDKVGNGTYRDEQIARIYGEYVKALERANALDFDDLLLKTVELFEHDGVRAKYQRQFRYVMVDEYQDTNRPQYMLIKHLVGNRHNLAVVGDPDQSIYKWRGADLRNILDFEHDFPEAATVRLERNYRSTQNILDAASAVIANNTDRKEKRLWTEQGRGDLVTYFRGEDELEEASFIARELRKEMSSRHDATVAILYRLNSQSRALEDQLMRDGTPYRIIGGVRFYERKEVKDALSYLKLIINPHDDVSFRRVVNVPSRGIGKAVMDALERDDAGAPGGNAPPMMVAGLFEVTASQSLWARATHLLTSRTLPGRSHNALKQFVELLDALIALARNEPVSTLIGKMLDQSGYLKALREENTEEAESRIQNLAEFVSTAREYEEREADASIGGFVDRLSLLSEADESSGSSSARVWLMTMHAAKGLEFPVVALAGMEEGLFPHSRAGEDQDQIEEERRLCYVGMTRAQSRLLLTSAARRRVFGEYQSTEPSRFLDEIPKELVLETPSYTRARSFATSTYGNRSAYESRPNPYGRRPARQEAPSPTYKYEEEDQSSDGGRPKPGQKVRHAQFGVGTVREVDGKGEDMKLTVHFATVGTKKLIAKYARLQPA